Proteins from a genomic interval of Alteromonas macleodii ATCC 27126:
- a CDS encoding undecaprenyl-phosphate glucose phosphotransferase, with protein sequence MDNRVESNKALKAHPVESNTNGGLVVRNQSGFSTIYRLIDLSLVTILYYSAAAYYGTQIDTTSLILLFVNVICFQISAEGVELYRSWRGHRTPEMLRAAAITWTLSVLGTMSMGYFFVQEIKTPPPAILLWFASSFVVLILWRFIMRKFLFRIRKSGLNTRRSIIIGATHLGANVALQIQQNEHLGIRFNGIYDDREAERLPHEMQGAVLGNIEEAIEMAKRNEVDYIYIALPMSAENRIRAILEQCSDTTANVYVIPNFFMYNLLNARWQTVGNVQALSVYDTPFQGASDVLKRFEDVVLSSLILMLISVPMLAIAAAVKLTSKGPVIFKQKRYGLDGKQITVYKFRSMTTQDNGAVVKQATKNDARLTKIGGFLRRTSLDELPQFINVLQGRMSIVGPRPHAVAHNEEYRKIITGYMLRHKVKPGITGWAQVNGLRGETETTNKMVQRVEYDLDYIHRWSIWFDIKIVFMTVFNGFINKNAY encoded by the coding sequence ATGGACAATAGAGTAGAATCTAACAAAGCACTTAAAGCTCACCCCGTTGAGTCTAATACTAATGGTGGTTTGGTAGTCAGGAACCAAAGTGGTTTTTCAACCATTTACAGACTCATCGATCTTTCGCTGGTAACGATTTTGTATTATTCAGCAGCAGCGTATTACGGTACCCAGATAGATACCACCAGCTTAATTCTTCTTTTTGTAAACGTTATTTGCTTTCAAATTTCTGCCGAAGGCGTTGAGTTATATCGGTCGTGGCGTGGGCACAGAACGCCTGAAATGCTGAGAGCGGCTGCAATCACATGGACATTGAGCGTTCTCGGTACCATGTCAATGGGGTACTTTTTCGTTCAAGAAATAAAAACGCCCCCACCTGCAATATTGCTTTGGTTTGCATCTTCGTTTGTCGTTTTGATTCTGTGGCGTTTTATTATGCGCAAGTTCCTCTTCCGCATCCGCAAAAGTGGCTTGAACACACGCCGTTCAATTATCATTGGCGCTACTCATTTAGGTGCGAATGTTGCTCTTCAGATACAACAGAACGAACATTTAGGTATTCGCTTTAACGGTATTTATGATGACCGTGAAGCAGAACGTCTCCCTCATGAGATGCAGGGCGCTGTGCTCGGCAACATTGAAGAAGCCATAGAAATGGCCAAGCGCAACGAAGTTGATTACATCTACATAGCATTGCCAATGAGTGCAGAAAATCGCATTCGTGCAATTCTTGAACAGTGCAGCGATACCACCGCTAACGTTTATGTAATTCCGAACTTCTTTATGTACAACTTGCTTAACGCTCGCTGGCAAACCGTGGGTAATGTACAGGCACTAAGTGTATATGACACCCCTTTCCAAGGCGCCAGTGACGTATTGAAGCGGTTTGAAGATGTTGTATTAAGCAGTCTGATTTTAATGTTGATATCCGTTCCCATGTTAGCAATTGCGGCCGCAGTTAAGCTCACATCTAAAGGGCCAGTCATTTTCAAACAAAAGCGTTACGGATTAGATGGTAAACAAATTACGGTTTACAAATTCCGGTCTATGACTACGCAAGACAACGGAGCAGTTGTTAAGCAAGCAACGAAAAACGACGCGCGTTTAACCAAAATAGGTGGTTTCTTAAGGCGCACATCGTTAGATGAACTACCTCAGTTTATCAATGTTCTGCAGGGTCGCATGTCAATTGTAGGCCCTCGCCCGCACGCGGTTGCTCACAATGAGGAATATCGTAAGATCATCACAGGTTACATGCTGCGGCATAAAGTTAAGCCTGGTATTACAGGTTGGGCACAAGTAAATGGTTTGCGCGGTGAAACGGAAACCACTAACAAGATGGTACAGCGTGTAGAGTACGATTTAGACTATATACACCGCTGGTCTATTTGGTTCGATATTAAAATTGTATTCATGACTGTATTTAATGGATTCATTAACAAAAACGCATATTAG
- a CDS encoding outer membrane beta-barrel protein, whose translation MLKRTKSIIALSVICATPTLFAQEAGRIQAGQFDLIPSFTSSMAYVDNVANARDNQSKIYSWRTTLSPELIAATQVNGNPVQIGYRLERGVYFSSSNDDYTDHFVEASGDFELNSRHRVSALAQYEDGHEDRGTGFSIGSGLDISTPDTYKSSNLSAEYTYGAVTSDGLITLKTRRQSLDYDRSEDAYLIRDRVKTMVGGEFGYQIGAATSAVIDITQTYVRYDEQLDFVTRDSDETRVLVGVVWESTAATTGFAKVGYKEKEFEDQSRGTFYGTDWEVGIDWQPVSYSTFRISTSADTFETNGEGDFIRGQNYSVRWNHDWLERLSTSFSVTQQDDEYVFNEIDIDNRDDELINYSASLSYQARRWLKFSTYYQYTDRDSNRETIGYDKSEIGVTAEVTL comes from the coding sequence ATGTTAAAAAGGACCAAAAGCATAATAGCTCTGTCGGTAATTTGCGCCACACCGACTCTATTTGCCCAAGAGGCTGGTCGAATTCAAGCTGGGCAATTTGATTTGATCCCTTCATTTACGTCTTCGATGGCGTATGTTGACAACGTGGCGAATGCACGAGATAACCAAAGTAAAATATACAGCTGGCGTACCACTTTATCCCCTGAACTTATTGCCGCTACACAAGTCAACGGCAACCCCGTTCAGATTGGTTATAGACTGGAGCGTGGTGTATATTTTTCCAGTAGCAATGATGATTATACTGACCATTTTGTAGAAGCTTCGGGCGACTTTGAATTGAATAGTCGTCATCGTGTGAGTGCGCTCGCTCAATATGAAGATGGTCATGAAGATCGCGGAACCGGCTTCTCAATTGGTTCTGGGTTGGATATTTCAACACCAGATACTTATAAAAGCTCGAACCTTTCTGCTGAATACACGTATGGTGCCGTGACTTCTGATGGTCTTATTACATTAAAAACACGTCGACAATCACTAGACTATGACAGATCTGAAGACGCCTATTTGATCCGCGATAGGGTAAAAACCATGGTTGGCGGTGAGTTTGGCTACCAAATTGGAGCTGCAACTAGTGCTGTTATTGATATTACGCAAACCTACGTTAGATATGATGAGCAGTTAGACTTTGTCACTCGCGACAGTGATGAGACACGCGTTTTAGTTGGTGTTGTTTGGGAAAGCACTGCTGCGACAACAGGTTTTGCAAAAGTAGGTTATAAAGAGAAAGAGTTTGAGGATCAATCACGAGGGACATTCTACGGCACAGATTGGGAGGTTGGAATAGATTGGCAACCAGTGAGCTATTCTACGTTTAGAATCTCGACAAGTGCAGATACCTTCGAAACGAATGGTGAAGGCGATTTCATCCGTGGACAAAACTATAGTGTTCGCTGGAATCATGATTGGCTTGAGCGTTTAAGTACCTCGTTTAGTGTCACTCAACAAGATGACGAATATGTATTTAACGAAATTGATATCGATAATAGAGACGACGAACTCATAAATTACTCAGCATCTTTAAGTTATCAAGCTCGCAGATGGTTAAAATTCAGCACTTATTATCAGTATACAGATCGCGATAGTAACCGAGAGACCATTGGCTATGATAAGAGCGAAATTGGGGTAACTGCTGAGGTAACACTGTGA
- a CDS encoding polysaccharide biosynthesis/export family protein gives MSLASILFIILYSAFSFAQEGNLSMSQYQLGSGDRIKISVFGQDDLSMEVRLPDVGTINYPFLGEIKLVGLTADEVEKKIYDGLLGDYLVNPSVSVAIVEYRPFFIDGEVKRPGGYPYQPGLSVNKAAALAGGYTERAARDKITIIREKDGRTNEFTVTVSDMIQPGDIITINQRFF, from the coding sequence ATTAGTTTAGCTTCGATACTATTCATAATTCTTTACTCGGCGTTCTCCTTCGCTCAGGAAGGAAACTTGAGCATGAGTCAGTATCAACTTGGATCTGGTGACAGAATAAAAATCAGTGTTTTTGGCCAAGATGATCTTTCGATGGAAGTACGTCTACCTGACGTCGGTACAATTAATTATCCATTCTTAGGGGAAATTAAATTGGTAGGCTTAACTGCCGATGAAGTCGAAAAGAAAATTTATGATGGTTTGCTAGGGGATTATTTGGTTAACCCTTCTGTCTCAGTAGCTATCGTTGAATACAGGCCCTTCTTTATTGATGGTGAAGTGAAAAGGCCGGGCGGCTATCCATATCAACCAGGCCTTTCTGTTAATAAAGCAGCTGCATTAGCCGGCGGTTACACAGAGCGAGCGGCCCGCGACAAAATTACCATAATTCGTGAAAAGGACGGCAGAACAAACGAATTCACCGTAACCGTGAGCGATATGATTCAGCCTGGTGATATTATCACCATCAATCAGCGTTTCTTCTAA
- a CDS encoding GumC family protein produces MAVNGREEFNAGVFENETIDIAHYLGIIKRYAFRIVSLAIAFTILVALLVMRMTPMFTSTTTILVEAEKANVVSIEEVYGLDTKRKDYMQTQFEILQSRQIAERTVESLSLYNNEEFMPVDEGPSLFDELKARVVEALPFLPQEEPKDLTEEQILAAKKRKATSLLMSALTVEMVDNTQVMRITITTESPTLSAELANAVADVYIENYLQAKLDMTAKATSFLTDSLEGLKQKLTVAERNLAKFYEQNQVVNIDGVVGLAADELEQLSKQLLDAQTALKLNAVIYRQTRNDVSLEDIARLPEVLNHPTIRDVRRDEAKAMTRVSELSKVYGPKHPRMIAANAELSSIRETLSSQIRDLITSITTQYEVSEDRVVQLEQEVAQAKAEFRSLSALDNQRRALQREVDINQQLYNSFFTRLKETDELGGFESANARVLDAALPKYTPSEPNKKLLIGAAFVFSMGFGVFLAIAMETLNSGIRSVEDVERKLGQRMLGLIPWLPHKKKTDLPIRSFFDGKKHQFAESVRTLRTSLSLLNLDKEQQAIMITSSVPKEGKTTVSINLAFALGQLDKTILIDADLRRPSVGKQFGIPNYQPGVANLILKSHTFDECLVQDEESKIDILSAGTIPSNPQELLADKGFGELIAQLKTQYKYVVVDTAPTQAVSDSMVIANSCDSVIYVVRADSTSEKLINNGLSRFLQVGHRLDGVVLNQVDLRKSGAAQRYAGFYDQYGYTSHKDS; encoded by the coding sequence ATGGCAGTAAATGGCAGGGAAGAGTTCAATGCTGGTGTGTTTGAAAATGAGACCATCGACATTGCTCATTATTTGGGAATTATTAAGCGTTACGCATTTCGAATTGTATCATTAGCAATTGCATTTACGATCTTAGTTGCATTGCTAGTTATGCGTATGACGCCCATGTTCACTTCTACTACAACTATTTTAGTAGAGGCAGAAAAGGCGAACGTTGTTTCAATAGAAGAAGTATATGGTCTTGACACAAAGCGCAAGGACTACATGCAAACGCAATTTGAAATACTGCAGTCCCGTCAAATTGCAGAACGCACGGTTGAAAGCTTATCGCTTTATAACAACGAAGAGTTTATGCCAGTTGATGAGGGCCCTAGTCTATTCGATGAACTAAAAGCTAGGGTAGTCGAAGCTTTACCGTTTCTTCCACAGGAAGAGCCTAAAGATTTAACTGAAGAGCAAATTTTAGCGGCAAAAAAGCGCAAAGCTACTTCACTCTTAATGAGCGCACTTACCGTTGAAATGGTCGATAATACGCAAGTAATGAGAATAACCATTACTACTGAATCACCTACACTTTCAGCAGAACTGGCTAACGCAGTCGCAGACGTCTACATTGAAAACTATCTGCAGGCTAAGCTTGATATGACTGCGAAAGCAACGTCTTTTCTTACAGATAGCTTAGAAGGCCTCAAGCAAAAGCTTACCGTGGCTGAACGTAATCTTGCTAAGTTTTACGAACAAAATCAAGTCGTTAACATAGATGGTGTAGTGGGCTTAGCGGCCGATGAACTAGAGCAGCTGAGCAAGCAGTTACTCGATGCGCAAACCGCACTTAAGCTCAATGCTGTTATTTATAGACAAACGCGCAACGATGTTTCGTTAGAAGACATAGCGCGTCTTCCTGAAGTACTGAATCACCCAACCATCAGAGATGTTCGACGTGACGAAGCAAAGGCGATGACGCGCGTGAGCGAGCTAAGTAAAGTTTATGGCCCTAAACACCCTAGAATGATTGCTGCGAATGCAGAGCTCTCTTCTATTCGGGAAACACTGAGCAGTCAGATTAGAGATTTGATAACGAGTATTACAACGCAATACGAAGTGTCGGAAGACCGCGTTGTACAGCTAGAGCAAGAAGTCGCGCAAGCGAAAGCTGAGTTCCGTTCACTGTCAGCGTTAGACAACCAGCGGCGAGCTCTGCAACGTGAAGTTGATATTAATCAGCAGCTTTACAACTCTTTCTTTACTCGTTTGAAGGAAACCGATGAGCTGGGCGGCTTTGAGTCAGCAAATGCGCGAGTACTCGACGCGGCGTTACCCAAATATACGCCTTCCGAGCCCAACAAAAAGCTGTTAATAGGTGCTGCTTTTGTCTTTAGTATGGGCTTTGGCGTTTTCTTGGCCATTGCAATGGAAACCCTTAACAGCGGTATTCGTTCGGTTGAAGATGTTGAGCGTAAACTTGGACAGCGTATGTTGGGTCTTATCCCATGGCTTCCACACAAGAAGAAGACTGACTTACCAATTCGTTCGTTCTTTGATGGTAAAAAGCATCAATTTGCAGAGTCGGTTCGTACCCTGCGAACTAGCCTATCATTATTGAATTTAGATAAAGAGCAGCAGGCCATAATGATTACATCGAGCGTGCCTAAAGAAGGTAAAACTACCGTTTCGATTAATTTAGCGTTTGCCTTGGGGCAGCTGGATAAGACCATACTGATTGATGCCGACTTACGTCGTCCTAGCGTTGGCAAGCAATTTGGCATTCCAAATTACCAGCCCGGTGTTGCGAACTTAATCTTAAAATCACATACTTTTGATGAATGCTTAGTGCAGGATGAAGAATCTAAGATAGATATATTATCCGCAGGAACTATCCCATCAAATCCACAAGAATTGCTAGCTGACAAAGGCTTCGGCGAACTTATCGCCCAGCTCAAGACCCAGTACAAATACGTTGTTGTTGATACTGCACCAACTCAAGCTGTTAGTGACTCTATGGTTATTGCAAACTCATGTGATTCTGTAATCTACGTAGTTCGTGCAGACAGTACCAGTGAGAAGTTAATAAATAATGGTTTGTCTCGATTCCTTCAAGTTGGTCATCGTCTTGATGGGGTAGTGCTAAATCAAGTAGACTTACGTAAATCTGGTGCAGCACAAAGGTATGCTGGATTCTACGACCAATACGGTTATACGAGTCATAAAGACAGCTAA
- a CDS encoding tyrosine-protein phosphatase gives MIDIHSHILPGIDDGARSLDIAIEMAQQAVDCGVSHMVCTPHIHKGYFDNSPSTIKPVFDEFVKAVKAAAIPLTLSYAAEVRVNELIPVWLKQGELPFIGELSDKKILLLEMPHSHVPQGLETLVKWLLRNNVQPLIAHPERNRELLAEPTKFSWLQRQGCLFQVTAGALTGRFGDNVAQFALSLMQRKAFHVVASDTHDLVRRPNDMRDAFDVVAAFDRVFAQDVFINKPGEIIGKALRQGV, from the coding sequence TTGATAGATATACATAGTCATATATTGCCTGGCATCGACGACGGTGCCAGGTCTTTAGATATCGCCATAGAAATGGCACAGCAAGCTGTTGACTGTGGCGTAAGTCACATGGTTTGCACGCCTCATATCCATAAAGGCTACTTCGACAATTCTCCCAGCACAATAAAGCCTGTATTTGATGAGTTTGTGAAAGCTGTCAAAGCAGCGGCGATTCCCTTAACACTTTCTTATGCAGCTGAAGTGAGAGTGAATGAGCTTATTCCCGTTTGGTTGAAACAAGGGGAGCTACCATTCATCGGTGAACTAAGCGATAAAAAAATACTTCTGCTTGAAATGCCTCATAGCCATGTTCCCCAGGGGCTTGAGACCCTAGTTAAATGGCTATTAAGAAATAACGTTCAACCTCTTATAGCGCATCCAGAACGGAATCGGGAGTTGTTAGCAGAGCCAACTAAGTTTAGCTGGCTTCAACGACAAGGGTGTTTGTTTCAAGTTACCGCTGGCGCTTTGACGGGGCGATTTGGAGACAACGTAGCACAATTTGCATTAAGTTTAATGCAGCGAAAAGCATTTCATGTCGTTGCCTCTGATACCCATGATTTAGTACGACGGCCTAATGACATGAGAGATGCGTTTGACGTTGTCGCTGCCTTCGATAGGGTCTTCGCTCAAGACGTTTTCATTAACAAGCCTGGTGAAATAATAGGTAAAGCACTTAGGCAAGGTGTTTAA
- a CDS encoding VpsP family polysaccharide biosynthesis protein, with translation MKAFHLASFHNQQIFSIALKWIVALMALWSLVWSVQLFIAGNAYYSVKNNIDMWQQRPERATTEKIERALNKIETALSYFPKNALYYQVQGQLYEWKAYSVGEAGVSSDTQTAAFDSKRNLYQAFTAYEKSLELRPNWSGSWIGLASVKWKQRELDSAFYDYVTRAVDVGAQDAIVHKFIVEYGLDMFAARSVHYVKVKDLLKRHLDLGIQNPLSRNFVLEAIQKHSAEEVVCRWLNTSSYPVKKRIPNCVTYD, from the coding sequence ATGAAGGCGTTTCATCTCGCTAGCTTTCACAACCAACAAATTTTTAGTATAGCGCTTAAATGGATCGTAGCGCTTATGGCGTTATGGAGTTTAGTGTGGAGTGTGCAGCTTTTTATTGCGGGTAATGCGTACTATAGCGTAAAGAATAACATCGATATGTGGCAGCAAAGGCCTGAGCGTGCGACTACAGAGAAGATAGAGCGAGCTCTAAATAAAATAGAAACAGCGCTTAGTTATTTCCCGAAAAACGCACTCTACTATCAAGTACAAGGGCAATTATATGAATGGAAAGCATATAGTGTGGGTGAAGCCGGCGTGTCGAGCGACACTCAAACAGCAGCTTTTGATTCGAAGAGAAATTTATACCAAGCCTTTACCGCCTACGAAAAGAGTCTAGAGCTAAGACCGAATTGGAGCGGCAGTTGGATAGGGCTAGCGTCAGTTAAGTGGAAACAGAGAGAATTAGATAGTGCATTCTATGATTATGTAACGCGTGCCGTTGATGTGGGAGCACAAGATGCCATAGTGCACAAATTTATCGTAGAATATGGCTTAGACATGTTTGCCGCACGCTCAGTGCATTATGTAAAAGTGAAAGATCTATTAAAGCGCCATTTAGATTTAGGAATTCAAAATCCACTTAGCAGAAATTTTGTTTTAGAAGCTATCCAAAAGCATAGCGCAGAGGAAGTAGTGTGTCGTTGGTTGAATACTTCGAGTTACCCTGTCAAAAAGCGTATACCTAATTGCGTGACATACGACTAA
- a CDS encoding O-antigen ligase family protein, whose product MVNVLKTEKFLFGFLLFTLFWLPLSLGANRPWAWALMQMSLFSIGGTLVLLNTSLLHQLYTKYRTFIILWVIFLAWQLINIVPLPFALVEAIRPERVSYLLSEQWGNQENVTSKWLSLSFDVGQSDVTFFKSLAYCFLFFIALTLVNSAKRLRYTLIVISAAGIFQAIYGALEVLSGIKYSLVFKQPVSHIATGSYIYKNHYANFLMLCLSAAIGYLIASLHQDNTTSKRERLRRLVKFWLSNKVLFRIGIIIMVIALVMSRSRMGNSAFFIAMTITATLGLIYFKPRQKSYITLFISMLIIDILLVSSLFGLKQVQQRLEQTNFAQESRDEVITDALPLLGKYGLIGTGGGTFYTVYPQFQSESIQHFYDHAHNEYLQFSIEFGVVGAFVLALLVLLCTKNALSAVRNRRHPLPRGTAFASIMATIGMALHSSVDFPLQAPANTAIFIVLLALGALSRNISMGRQSHR is encoded by the coding sequence ATGGTTAATGTTCTGAAAACCGAAAAGTTTCTTTTCGGTTTTCTTTTATTCACTTTGTTCTGGCTTCCTCTGTCGTTGGGCGCAAATCGCCCGTGGGCGTGGGCGCTGATGCAAATGTCGCTGTTTTCAATTGGCGGCACCTTGGTTCTGCTAAACACTTCTCTACTTCATCAACTCTACACAAAATATCGAACATTCATTATTCTTTGGGTTATTTTTCTTGCTTGGCAGCTTATCAATATTGTTCCTCTACCCTTTGCGCTGGTCGAGGCAATAAGACCTGAACGTGTAAGCTACCTCTTAAGTGAGCAATGGGGTAACCAAGAGAACGTCACTTCAAAGTGGCTATCTTTGAGTTTTGATGTAGGCCAGAGCGACGTAACTTTCTTCAAGTCTCTTGCCTATTGCTTTCTATTTTTCATCGCATTAACCCTTGTCAATTCAGCTAAGCGTTTACGCTACACCCTTATAGTCATTAGCGCAGCTGGCATATTTCAAGCTATCTACGGCGCACTAGAAGTACTTTCAGGTATTAAGTACAGCCTGGTGTTCAAGCAGCCGGTTTCGCACATCGCGACTGGCAGCTATATTTACAAGAATCATTACGCAAATTTTCTAATGCTCTGTTTGAGTGCCGCAATCGGGTATTTGATAGCGAGTTTGCATCAAGACAACACCACCAGTAAACGAGAAAGGCTGCGAAGGCTGGTGAAGTTTTGGCTAAGTAACAAAGTACTATTTAGAATAGGCATAATTATAATGGTGATTGCGTTAGTCATGTCCCGTTCTCGAATGGGTAATAGCGCTTTTTTTATAGCCATGACAATTACTGCCACGCTCGGCTTGATTTACTTTAAGCCCCGTCAAAAAAGCTATATCACTTTGTTTATCAGCATGCTGATTATCGATATTTTGTTAGTCAGTAGTCTTTTTGGCCTCAAGCAAGTGCAACAGCGCTTAGAACAAACAAACTTTGCACAAGAAAGTAGAGATGAAGTAATAACAGACGCACTCCCCCTCTTAGGTAAATACGGACTAATAGGTACCGGAGGTGGAACTTTTTACACCGTTTACCCTCAATTTCAGAGTGAAAGTATCCAGCACTTTTACGATCACGCACACAACGAATATCTTCAATTTAGCATTGAGTTTGGTGTCGTAGGTGCCTTTGTTCTTGCTCTGCTAGTGCTGCTGTGTACTAAAAATGCACTTAGCGCCGTTCGAAATAGACGCCACCCTTTACCCAGGGGCACCGCTTTTGCAAGTATTATGGCAACTATCGGCATGGCTTTGCACAGCAGTGTGGATTTCCCTCTACAAGCACCAGCAAATACGGCTATATTTATTGTTCTTCTAGCATTAGGAGCGCTAAGCAGAAATATTTCTATGGGAAGGCAATCACATAGATAA
- a CDS encoding EAL domain-containing protein: protein MRLSTQLSTSLAIFLVLVFAGSFIINVKLTREYVNEQLATHAQDTATSLGLSITPYIGEPNGIIVAETMVNAIFDRGFYQYITVSDMEGNLLIERKNPNTQDSVPAWFTNLVEVTPPVQRTELNDGWTLAGELTVQSNPGLANETLYESVKQSAFMFFAAFVVAYIALLFIITAITKPLRIVVRKINDIQNQKFSQINYKPFTQELTFITQAVNKLSSSVEGMFKELSQKAEHFKAQAYEDSLTGVQNRSAFTRHMNALLSSTAHSDEGYLVIIRLAHLNAINTSLGAQEGDNYVTSVANILKQFSKESAETTHLFRLSGADFALVTEAISKRECSNKIEDLSETLVHCNPLKDGNRSVWMGVAQFSDKQSFSEIMENADSALMAATKQANGWQFASELSHIHSNTAWRERLNVILEQQYADMLIQPVMSIAENTPSYFEAFARFKDKESGSVIPMSQLIPASERLNLIPEVDKLVATLVFKKLSQAKCDVAINIANASLANSHFRTWLVAQLNQNTALCTKLVFEFEDSALIHHKDDTISFCKTLMTLGCRVTIEHFGENLASLAGLRAIQPHFVKISGKLTKDIHTDKDNQLFVSSLLSIARGLNINVIAELVENEAESVALTQLDVAYQQGFYFAKPTLWQN from the coding sequence ATGAGACTATCTACCCAATTAAGTACGAGCTTAGCCATTTTTTTAGTTTTAGTATTTGCTGGCTCTTTCATTATAAATGTAAAGCTAACTCGAGAATATGTTAACGAGCAACTAGCGACTCACGCTCAAGATACAGCAACGTCTTTAGGCCTTTCCATCACGCCTTACATTGGCGAACCCAACGGAATAATCGTTGCGGAGACTATGGTAAATGCCATTTTTGACAGGGGTTTCTATCAGTATATTACGGTCTCTGACATGGAAGGAAATTTACTGATTGAGCGTAAAAACCCAAATACTCAAGATTCAGTGCCTGCGTGGTTCACTAATTTAGTAGAAGTCACACCACCCGTTCAACGAACTGAATTAAACGACGGCTGGACCCTGGCCGGGGAGCTAACCGTTCAAAGCAACCCAGGGCTTGCAAATGAAACGCTTTATGAAAGTGTCAAACAAAGTGCCTTTATGTTTTTTGCCGCGTTCGTTGTAGCCTACATCGCGTTGCTTTTCATAATTACCGCTATTACAAAACCGCTTAGAATCGTGGTTCGCAAGATTAATGACATTCAAAACCAAAAGTTTTCTCAAATAAACTATAAGCCATTTACCCAAGAGCTTACATTTATTACCCAAGCGGTGAATAAGCTGTCTTCATCTGTAGAAGGGATGTTTAAAGAACTTTCCCAAAAAGCAGAACACTTCAAGGCGCAAGCGTACGAAGACAGCCTTACGGGCGTTCAAAACAGAAGTGCCTTCACTCGTCACATGAACGCTTTATTAAGTTCGACAGCCCATTCAGATGAAGGTTATTTAGTTATAATACGACTAGCGCACCTCAACGCTATCAATACTTCTCTCGGAGCCCAAGAGGGCGACAATTACGTTACTTCAGTTGCCAACATTCTTAAGCAGTTCTCCAAAGAGTCGGCTGAGACTACACACTTATTCAGGCTATCAGGCGCCGACTTTGCACTAGTCACTGAAGCCATATCAAAGAGAGAATGTTCAAATAAAATCGAAGATTTAAGTGAAACTCTCGTACATTGCAATCCTCTCAAAGACGGAAATCGCTCGGTGTGGATGGGCGTGGCGCAATTTAGCGATAAGCAGTCTTTTTCCGAAATTATGGAAAATGCTGACAGCGCGCTTATGGCTGCAACTAAACAAGCTAATGGATGGCAATTTGCTTCAGAACTCTCTCATATACACAGTAACACTGCATGGAGAGAAAGGCTTAATGTGATATTGGAGCAACAGTACGCTGACATGCTGATACAACCCGTCATGAGTATTGCTGAAAACACTCCCTCATATTTTGAGGCTTTCGCACGCTTCAAAGACAAAGAAAGCGGCAGTGTTATACCAATGTCGCAGTTAATCCCCGCTTCAGAACGATTGAACCTTATTCCAGAGGTCGATAAGTTGGTAGCAACCCTCGTTTTTAAAAAGCTTTCTCAGGCAAAATGTGATGTGGCCATTAATATTGCAAATGCATCTCTAGCTAATTCCCATTTCAGAACCTGGCTAGTTGCACAATTGAACCAAAACACGGCACTTTGCACTAAGTTGGTGTTCGAATTCGAAGACTCAGCACTCATTCACCATAAAGATGACACCATATCTTTTTGCAAGACTCTAATGACATTAGGCTGCCGCGTAACAATTGAGCACTTTGGAGAAAATCTTGCATCACTTGCAGGATTGAGGGCTATTCAGCCTCATTTTGTAAAAATTTCCGGCAAGCTTACGAAAGATATTCACACAGATAAAGATAATCAGTTGTTTGTAAGTAGCTTGTTGAGCATAGCTCGAGGATTAAATATCAACGTAATTGCTGAGCTTGTTGAGAATGAAGCAGAGTCAGTGGCATTAACTCAACTCGACGTTGCTTATCAGCAAGGTTTTTATTTCGCAAAGCCTACGCTTTGGCAAAATTAA